The following proteins come from a genomic window of Halorussus halophilus:
- the ncsA gene encoding tRNA 2-thiolation protein NcsA: protein MDCDKCGDEAVMHAAYSGLHLCEDHFTSSVDKRVRRRVREDNLVPDDATPDDPETWVIGLSGGKDSVVLTDILYRTFEKDPRIELVALTIHEGIEGYRDKSVDACEELTADLDISHELVTYEEEFGVQMDDVVEKDPENMAACAYCGVFRRDLLSRYAEELDADKLLTGHNLDDEAETALMNFLEGDVAQVAKHFDASLGPFGGGDSDSEDSNDGPRTRSDQDSFVPRAKPLRDVPEKEVALYAHLRDLPAHITECPHAEEAYRGEIQELLYQLEENHPGTRHSIMAGYEDLAALAADEFGASEEGDDGDEDGPELKECERCGSTTTRDICRKCSLLDAIHAA, encoded by the coding sequence ATGGACTGCGACAAGTGTGGCGACGAGGCGGTCATGCACGCGGCCTACTCCGGCCTCCACCTCTGCGAGGACCACTTTACGTCTTCTGTCGATAAACGGGTCCGTCGTCGCGTTCGAGAGGACAACCTCGTCCCCGACGACGCGACGCCAGACGACCCCGAGACGTGGGTCATCGGTCTCTCTGGGGGCAAAGACAGCGTCGTCCTCACCGACATTCTCTACCGAACCTTCGAGAAAGACCCGCGAATCGAGTTGGTCGCGCTGACGATTCACGAAGGTATCGAGGGCTACCGAGACAAGAGCGTGGACGCCTGCGAGGAACTGACCGCGGACCTCGACATCAGCCACGAACTCGTCACCTACGAAGAGGAGTTCGGCGTCCAGATGGACGACGTGGTCGAGAAAGATCCGGAGAACATGGCGGCCTGCGCGTACTGCGGCGTGTTCCGACGGGACTTGCTGTCGCGCTACGCCGAGGAACTCGACGCGGACAAACTCCTGACGGGTCACAATCTGGACGACGAGGCAGAGACTGCGCTGATGAACTTCTTGGAAGGGGACGTGGCACAGGTCGCCAAGCACTTCGACGCCAGTTTAGGTCCGTTCGGGGGAGGAGATAGTGACTCCGAGGATTCGAACGACGGCCCGCGAACGCGCAGCGACCAAGACAGCTTCGTCCCGCGCGCCAAACCGCTTCGCGACGTGCCCGAGAAAGAGGTTGCGCTGTACGCCCACCTCCGTGACCTCCCGGCTCACATCACCGAGTGTCCCCACGCCGAGGAGGCGTACCGCGGCGAGATTCAAGAACTGCTCTACCAACTCGAGGAGAACCATCCTGGGACTCGTCACTCTATCATGGCCGGGTACGAAGACCTCGCCGCACTGGCCGCAGACGAGTTCGGTGCGAGCGAGGAGGGAGACGACGGTGACGAAGACGGTCCCGAACTCAAAGAGTGCGAGCGGTGTGGTTCGACGACGACCCGAGACATCTGCCGGAAGTGTTCGCTGCTGGACGCGATTCACGCCGCCTGA
- a CDS encoding helix-turn-helix domain-containing protein, whose protein sequence is MSQSGGGAESDSVVEVKFRVTDPSYPLVAIPEQTGCSTHVEQIMPNGDNTYSIFHSFSGASDEDVLAAIEAYEALEARMIDGDDAGGIAEIRVNNPEKHFVASLTDAGAIPRHLSSADGVAHIVAEIPNVYDTSKVVARFQESHPSVTVAARRQKSYTTPLFSRRELQRAVEELLTDRQREVLLAAYEGGYFESPREKSGEAVASELGISLSTFSQHLRSAEQKLCSLVFEALTPELE, encoded by the coding sequence ATGTCGCAGTCAGGGGGCGGCGCGGAGTCGGACTCGGTGGTCGAGGTGAAGTTCCGCGTCACCGACCCGAGCTACCCGTTGGTCGCAATTCCAGAGCAGACCGGCTGTTCGACTCACGTCGAGCAGATAATGCCGAACGGAGACAACACCTACTCTATCTTTCACTCGTTCTCCGGCGCTTCGGACGAGGACGTGTTGGCCGCCATAGAAGCGTACGAGGCGCTCGAAGCGCGGATGATAGACGGCGACGACGCTGGCGGTATCGCCGAGATTCGCGTAAACAACCCCGAAAAGCACTTCGTCGCGTCGTTGACCGACGCCGGGGCGATTCCCCGACACCTCTCCAGTGCCGACGGCGTCGCCCACATCGTCGCCGAGATTCCGAACGTCTACGACACCAGCAAAGTCGTGGCGCGCTTCCAAGAGTCTCACCCATCGGTGACAGTGGCGGCACGCCGACAGAAGAGTTACACGACGCCGCTGTTCTCCCGGCGGGAACTCCAGCGGGCCGTCGAGGAACTGCTGACCGACCGCCAGCGGGAAGTTCTCCTCGCGGCCTACGAAGGCGGCTACTTCGAGAGTCCGCGCGAGAAGTCGGGCGAAGCGGTGGCGAGCGAACTCGGTATCTCGCTCTCGACGTTCTCACAGCACCTGCGGAGTGCGGAACAGAAGTTGTGTTCGCTCGTCTTCGAGGCGTTGACCCCCGAACTAGAGTAG
- a CDS encoding glycosyltransferase family 4 protein produces MKVGIVVYVDIETTSGGFLYDRKLVEALREAGDDVQVVELPWRNYSRSLADSLRSKVGRHLPEDLDVLVEDELCHPSLVATDPDLPVVALVHHLRASEARSGWRERLGRPVERRIERRYLQRVDAAIYASDATRRAAERLARWRPDEAPPTIVARPAGDRFDPKIGDVERAIAERTDRDPFRVLFVGALVPRKGLHTLLDGLRGVAGDWQLTVVGEQKDESYFARVREQVRANDLSERVTFRGRLGDDALAEAFARSHLLAVPSTYEGFGIVYAEGMSFGLPALATTEGGATELVTHGEDGFLVAPESPGAVAEAVRELLRNRERLREMSLAARRRYEAHPGWNETMAEIRGFLQQVADTDQREVPA; encoded by the coding sequence ATGAAAGTCGGCATCGTCGTCTACGTCGACATCGAGACGACCAGCGGCGGCTTCCTCTACGACAGGAAGTTAGTCGAGGCGCTCAGAGAGGCAGGCGACGACGTGCAAGTAGTCGAACTCCCGTGGCGAAACTATTCTCGCTCGCTCGCGGACAGTTTGCGTTCCAAAGTCGGGCGGCATCTCCCCGAAGACCTCGACGTGCTGGTCGAAGACGAACTCTGTCATCCCTCGCTGGTCGCTACCGACCCCGACCTGCCAGTCGTCGCGCTGGTTCACCACCTCCGGGCCAGCGAAGCGCGCTCTGGCTGGCGCGAACGACTCGGCCGACCGGTCGAGCGACGAATCGAACGGCGCTACCTCCAGCGAGTAGATGCTGCAATCTACGCCAGCGACGCGACTCGTCGAGCGGCAGAACGCCTCGCAAGATGGAGACCCGACGAAGCTCCGCCCACCATCGTCGCCCGTCCCGCTGGCGACCGATTCGACCCCAAAATCGGCGACGTCGAGCGGGCTATCGCGGAGCGGACTGACCGCGACCCGTTCCGAGTTCTCTTCGTCGGCGCGCTCGTTCCCCGGAAAGGACTGCACACGCTTCTCGACGGACTCCGAGGAGTCGCGGGCGACTGGCAACTGACTGTCGTCGGCGAGCAGAAAGACGAGAGTTACTTCGCACGCGTGCGCGAGCAGGTGCGTGCGAACGACCTCTCCGAGCGCGTCACGTTTCGCGGGCGACTCGGCGACGACGCGCTCGCCGAAGCGTTCGCCAGAAGTCACCTGCTCGCGGTTCCCTCGACGTACGAGGGGTTCGGCATCGTCTACGCGGAGGGAATGAGCTTCGGACTGCCCGCACTGGCGACGACCGAAGGCGGTGCGACTGAGTTGGTGACCCACGGAGAAGACGGATTCCTCGTCGCTCCCGAGAGTCCCGGTGCCGTCGCCGAGGCAGTCCGGGAGCTGCTCCGGAATCGCGAGCGACTGCGAGAGATGAGCCTCGCCGCACGGCGACGTTACGAAGCCCATCCGGGGTGGAACGAGACGATGGCCGAAATTCGCGGGTTTCTACAACAAGTCGCCGACACCGACCAGCGGGAGGTCCCCGCGTGA
- a CDS encoding ribbon-helix-helix domain-containing protein, giving the protein MERVTLRIPKQQIEEVEQMVETGEFPNRSEAIRAAVRDMLKEQEGNNDQATSKRSWAKV; this is encoded by the coding sequence ATGGAACGTGTGACACTACGCATCCCGAAACAACAAATCGAGGAAGTCGAACAGATGGTCGAGACCGGCGAGTTCCCGAATCGAAGTGAGGCGATTCGGGCGGCCGTTCGAGACATGCTGAAAGAACAAGAGGGCAACAACGACCAAGCGACGAGCAAGCGGTCGTGGGCGAAGGTGTAG
- a CDS encoding AzlD domain-containing protein: MAETTFDATTLWLLIVAAGVGTYLIRLSFIALFGLLDEVPERVERALRFVPAAVLSALVVPDIVFADSTLALSLGNTKLFAGTLAALVAWRTENILATLVAGMGALWLLEFFF, from the coding sequence ATGGCCGAGACGACCTTCGACGCCACGACGCTGTGGCTGCTCATCGTCGCCGCTGGCGTCGGGACGTACCTGATTCGCCTGTCGTTCATCGCGCTGTTCGGCCTGCTCGACGAGGTCCCCGAGCGAGTCGAGCGGGCGCTCCGTTTCGTCCCCGCGGCGGTCCTCTCGGCGCTCGTCGTTCCGGACATCGTCTTCGCCGACAGTACGCTGGCGCTCTCGCTGGGCAATACGAAACTGTTCGCTGGCACGCTCGCGGCGCTCGTCGCGTGGCGAACGGAGAACATTTTAGCGACGCTTGTCGCAGGGATGGGCGCGCTCTGGTTGTTAGAATTCTTCTTCTAA
- a CDS encoding 6-pyruvoyl trahydropterin synthase family protein, protein MYSVTVERSFVAQHFLTVPNPGPEGERHSHAYTAKIQLSGERLNEHGYLVDIDAVSDRADETVARYRDATLNDLPEFDGLNPSLEQFARLFGDRFLTEFDAPEVESLAVKLREDDVAWASFEREV, encoded by the coding sequence ATGTACAGCGTCACCGTCGAGCGGTCGTTCGTCGCACAGCACTTCCTGACGGTCCCGAACCCCGGACCGGAGGGAGAGCGACACTCCCACGCGTACACCGCGAAGATTCAGCTCTCGGGAGAACGCCTGAACGAACACGGGTATCTCGTGGACATCGACGCAGTGAGCGACCGCGCGGACGAGACGGTTGCCCGCTACAGAGACGCGACACTAAACGACCTCCCGGAGTTCGACGGACTGAACCCGAGTCTCGAACAGTTCGCGCGACTGTTCGGCGACCGCTTCCTCACGGAGTTCGACGCCCCCGAAGTCGAGTCGCTGGCGGTGAAACTCCGAGAGGACGACGTGGCGTGGGCGTCGTTCGAGAGGGAGGTATGA
- a CDS encoding zinc-dependent alcohol dehydrogenase — MGQSLYFTGPRDVAVRQRECPDPEAGEVRVRTEYSAVSPGTELLVYRGDAPTEMTTDETLDTLSGSFEFPLQYGYAVVGRVTETGPDVDSEWVGQRVFAFNPHESHFCAPVSDLLAVPEDCSSEAAAFLPTVETAVNFLHDGAPLLGERVAVFGQGLVGLLTTGLLANYPLDSLVTLDCYESRRARSAELGADATLDPRKGECASAGEDACASERIREQFGDEGTDLTYELSGQPGALDSAIAATGYDGRVVIGSWYGTKPVELDLGGRFHRSRVRVESSQVSTIDPELRGRWSKDRRLDVAWDELADLSPERFVTHEFDIEEAERAYRLLDEHPEDALGVLFRYES, encoded by the coding sequence GTGGGTCAGTCACTGTACTTCACCGGGCCGCGAGACGTGGCCGTCCGACAGCGAGAGTGTCCAGACCCCGAAGCAGGGGAAGTTCGGGTTCGCACAGAGTACTCTGCGGTAAGTCCGGGCACGGAACTACTCGTCTATCGGGGCGACGCACCGACCGAGATGACCACCGACGAGACGCTGGACACGCTGTCGGGGTCGTTCGAGTTCCCGCTCCAGTACGGCTACGCCGTGGTCGGTCGAGTCACCGAGACGGGACCGGACGTGGATTCTGAGTGGGTCGGCCAGCGCGTCTTCGCGTTCAACCCTCACGAGAGCCACTTCTGCGCGCCGGTTTCCGACCTGCTCGCCGTGCCCGAGGACTGTTCGTCGGAAGCGGCCGCGTTCCTCCCAACCGTCGAAACTGCAGTCAACTTCCTCCACGACGGTGCGCCACTGCTGGGCGAACGCGTCGCCGTCTTCGGGCAAGGTCTCGTCGGACTGCTGACGACCGGGTTGCTCGCCAACTATCCGCTCGACTCGCTGGTGACGCTCGACTGCTACGAGTCTCGCCGCGCTCGCTCTGCCGAGTTGGGTGCAGACGCGACGCTCGACCCCCGGAAGGGAGAGTGTGCGAGCGCAGGCGAAGACGCCTGCGCGAGCGAACGAATCCGCGAGCAGTTCGGTGACGAGGGAACAGATTTGACCTACGAACTCTCCGGACAACCCGGGGCACTCGACTCCGCCATCGCCGCGACTGGCTACGACGGGCGGGTCGTCATCGGGTCGTGGTACGGCACCAAGCCAGTCGAACTCGACCTCGGCGGCCGGTTCCACCGCAGTCGAGTGCGCGTCGAGAGCAGTCAGGTCAGCACCATCGACCCCGAACTGCGCGGCCGCTGGAGCAAGGACCGCCGCCTCGACGTGGCGTGGGACGAACTTGCCGACCTCTCGCCCGAGCGGTTCGTCACCCACGAGTTCGACATCGAGGAGGCCGAGCGAGCGTATCGACTGCTGGACGAACACCCGGAAGACGCGCTCGGCGTGCTGTTCCGGTACGAATCTTGA
- a CDS encoding class I SAM-dependent methyltransferase translates to MTERDETPRTDTSTGYDSLAERADEDLDRQGSPWGDSFFQEHYSWPATRAMLPDVTGDEVLIAGCGRGDHVEWFLENGATVVGIDASERAIETARERFGDEADFRHADVSDPLDFEADSFDLVFSHLMLGHLEAWSPVFDEFHRVLTERGTLAFTVIHPQYLRETRDITNHYATQRIVVQWPGAEIPAYYRPMSGIVGPLLESAFRLESFEEPKPRESFRTHSPDRYRAAMRSPQVLCVRGRVVSKE, encoded by the coding sequence ATGACAGAACGCGACGAGACGCCCCGAACCGATACTTCGACAGGGTACGACAGCTTAGCAGAACGGGCAGACGAAGACCTCGACAGGCAGGGGAGTCCGTGGGGCGACAGCTTCTTTCAGGAACACTACTCGTGGCCCGCGACAAGAGCGATGCTTCCCGACGTGACCGGCGACGAGGTACTCATCGCCGGTTGCGGGCGCGGCGACCACGTCGAGTGGTTCCTCGAAAACGGCGCGACAGTCGTCGGCATCGACGCCAGCGAACGGGCAATCGAAACCGCTCGGGAGCGATTCGGCGACGAAGCCGACTTTCGCCACGCAGACGTGTCTGACCCGCTCGACTTCGAGGCTGACAGCTTCGACCTGGTGTTCAGTCACCTGATGCTGGGCCATCTCGAAGCGTGGTCGCCGGTCTTCGATGAGTTCCATCGAGTACTCACCGAGCGCGGAACGCTCGCGTTCACCGTGATTCACCCCCAGTACCTACGCGAGACCAGAGACATCACGAACCACTACGCGACCCAGCGCATCGTGGTGCAGTGGCCGGGTGCCGAGATTCCGGCCTACTACCGGCCGATGAGCGGGATAGTCGGACCGCTACTCGAATCGGCGTTCCGACTGGAGTCGTTCGAGGAACCGAAACCACGCGAATCGTTCAGAACACACTCTCCCGACCGATATCGGGCCGCGATGCGCTCGCCGCAGGTACTCTGCGTTCGAGGGCGTGTGGTGTCTAAAGAGTAA
- a CDS encoding helix-turn-helix domain-containing protein: MLLNLAVQWDSSTVESLSDCGAITMSSVAADITIPADSFQLGRVVAGTDYRIELTQFVPTGSTFVPYFWADAPDLAAFEDAVENEDRVASLERVDVGTSGTLYRIEWETEIDGLLKEIDDQDLHIKEAMGTEETWRFELRGRDHETLSSFQQFLNECDVPNTVERVWNPNESRNNPYGMTAKQREALELAFEEGYFAVPRETSLSELAEKMGITRQSFSRRIARGVNTLLSNSIMAESK, translated from the coding sequence ATGCTACTCAATCTGGCCGTGCAGTGGGACAGTTCGACAGTCGAATCGCTCTCGGACTGCGGGGCAATCACGATGAGTAGCGTCGCCGCGGACATCACTATCCCGGCCGACTCGTTCCAACTGGGCCGGGTCGTGGCGGGGACCGACTACCGCATCGAACTCACGCAGTTCGTGCCGACCGGAAGTACGTTCGTCCCCTACTTCTGGGCGGACGCACCCGACTTAGCGGCGTTCGAAGACGCAGTAGAGAACGAAGACCGCGTGGCAAGCCTCGAACGGGTGGACGTCGGGACGAGCGGGACGCTCTATCGAATCGAGTGGGAGACGGAGATAGATGGCTTGCTCAAGGAGATCGACGACCAAGACCTACACATCAAGGAAGCGATGGGGACCGAGGAGACGTGGCGGTTCGAACTGCGAGGACGGGACCACGAGACGCTCTCGTCGTTCCAGCAGTTCCTCAACGAGTGCGACGTGCCGAACACCGTCGAGCGAGTGTGGAACCCGAACGAGTCGCGGAACAACCCCTACGGCATGACGGCCAAACAGCGCGAAGCACTGGAGTTGGCGTTCGAGGAGGGATACTTCGCCGTCCCCCGCGAAACGTCGCTGTCGGAACTCGCAGAGAAGATGGGCATCACGCGCCAGTCGTTCTCCCGGCGAATCGCACGGGGAGTCAACACACTCCTCTCGAACTCGATAATGGCAGAAAGTAAATAA
- the ftsZ gene encoding cell division protein FtsZ, whose translation MQDIVQDALENAEEEKREMDASSTGDEFGDPRIVIVGCGGAGNNTVNRLYNIGVDGADTVAINTDKQHLKMIEADTKILVGKSLTNGLGAGGDPSMGERATEMAQGTVKEVLGDADLVFVTAGMGGGTGTGAAPVVSKIAKEQGAIVVGMVSTPFNVERARTVKAEEGLEKLRNEADSIIVLDNNRLLDYVPNLPIGKAFSVMDQIIAETVKGISETITQPSLINLDYADMTSIMNQGGVAVMLVGETQDKNKTEEVVRDAMNHPLLDVDYRGASGGLVHITGGPDLTLKEAESIASNITERLEASANVIWGARIQDNYKGKVRVMAIMTGVQSAQVLGPSTQKQADKSREQMRDVDAQSFDASKNFENNQSELGGSAGNEHGGNQSWNATSDGGQDQVEKNNGLDVIR comes from the coding sequence ATGCAGGATATCGTTCAAGACGCGTTGGAAAACGCCGAAGAAGAGAAGCGCGAGATGGACGCATCTTCGACGGGCGACGAGTTTGGCGACCCACGAATCGTCATCGTCGGCTGTGGTGGTGCAGGAAACAACACGGTCAACCGCCTCTACAACATCGGCGTAGACGGCGCGGACACCGTCGCCATCAACACCGACAAACAGCACCTCAAGATGATCGAGGCCGACACGAAGATTCTGGTCGGCAAGAGCCTGACCAACGGTCTCGGTGCGGGTGGCGACCCCTCGATGGGCGAACGCGCGACCGAGATGGCCCAGGGAACCGTCAAAGAAGTGCTGGGTGACGCGGACCTCGTCTTCGTCACCGCTGGCATGGGTGGCGGTACCGGCACCGGTGCAGCCCCCGTCGTCTCGAAGATCGCGAAAGAACAGGGCGCTATCGTCGTCGGGATGGTCTCGACGCCGTTCAACGTCGAGCGCGCACGTACGGTGAAGGCCGAAGAAGGCCTCGAAAAGCTTCGCAACGAAGCGGACTCCATCATCGTGCTGGACAACAACCGTCTGCTGGACTACGTCCCGAACCTGCCCATCGGCAAGGCGTTCTCGGTCATGGACCAGATTATCGCCGAGACCGTCAAGGGCATCTCGGAGACGATTACCCAGCCGTCGCTCATCAACCTCGACTACGCCGACATGACGTCTATCATGAACCAAGGCGGAGTCGCGGTGATGCTCGTCGGCGAGACACAGGACAAGAACAAGACCGAGGAGGTCGTCCGCGACGCGATGAACCACCCGCTGTTGGACGTGGACTACCGCGGTGCATCCGGTGGTCTCGTTCACATCACGGGTGGCCCGGACCTCACGCTCAAAGAGGCCGAGTCCATCGCCAGCAACATCACCGAGCGACTCGAAGCCAGCGCGAACGTCATCTGGGGCGCTCGCATTCAGGACAACTACAAAGGCAAGGTGCGCGTGATGGCCATCATGACCGGCGTCCAGTCGGCGCAGGTCCTCGGCCCCAGCACGCAGAAACAGGCCGACAAGTCCCGCGAGCAGATGCGTGACGTGGACGCCCAGTCGTTCGACGCGAGCAAGAACTTTGAGAACAACCAGTCCGAACTCGGTGGGTCGGCGGGAAACGAACACGGCGGTAACCAGTCCTGGAACGCGACGAGCGACGGTGGACAGGACCAAGTCGAGAAGAACAACGGATTGGACGTCATCCGGTAG
- a CDS encoding deoxyribonuclease IV — MRVGAHESIAGGVFNAVEAQVEDGGNCGQIFTHSPQVWQDPNIDDDEAAQFKTLSDDNDVGPWVIHSSYLVNLCTPKDGLREKSIDSMQKEVDAADKLDIPYVNVHLGAHTGAGVEGGLDNAVSALNELDVPEGVTVLIESDAGSGTKLGGDFEHLDYVLSESEQDLEVCVDTAHAFAAGYDLSSADAVDSTVAEFDEVVGLENLACVHLNDSKHECGTNKDEHAHIGEGLIGEEGMSAFVNHPDLADVPLVLETPHEDGRGFAWNIQKVRELRDANERSE; from the coding sequence ATGAGAGTTGGAGCGCACGAATCTATCGCTGGTGGCGTGTTCAACGCCGTCGAGGCACAGGTGGAGGACGGCGGTAACTGTGGGCAGATTTTCACCCACTCGCCGCAAGTCTGGCAGGACCCGAACATCGACGACGACGAAGCAGCACAGTTCAAAACGCTGTCCGACGACAACGACGTCGGGCCGTGGGTCATCCACTCGTCGTACCTCGTCAACCTCTGCACGCCGAAGGACGGCCTCCGCGAGAAATCCATCGACAGCATGCAGAAGGAAGTCGATGCCGCGGACAAACTCGATATTCCCTACGTGAACGTCCACCTCGGCGCGCACACTGGCGCGGGCGTCGAAGGCGGCCTCGACAACGCCGTCTCGGCACTGAACGAACTGGACGTTCCCGAGGGCGTCACGGTCCTCATCGAGAGCGACGCCGGGTCGGGCACGAAACTCGGCGGCGACTTCGAGCATCTGGACTACGTCCTCTCTGAGAGCGAGCAGGACCTCGAAGTTTGCGTCGATACGGCCCACGCGTTCGCGGCGGGCTACGACCTCTCCAGCGCGGACGCAGTCGATTCGACGGTCGCGGAGTTCGACGAGGTAGTCGGTCTCGAAAATCTGGCCTGCGTCCACCTCAACGACTCTAAGCACGAGTGTGGCACGAACAAGGACGAACACGCCCACATCGGCGAGGGTCTCATCGGCGAGGAGGGCATGTCGGCGTTCGTCAACCATCCGGACCTCGCGGACGTGCCGCTCGTGTTGGAGACGCCCCACGAAGACGGGCGTGGATTCGCCTGGAACATCCAGAAGGTGAGGGAGTTGCGAGACGCGAACGAACGGAGTGAGTGA
- a CDS encoding double zinc ribbon domain-containing protein: MSKITFRADDDLVEQIEALDASKSEVMREALREYLDGGAGSERAPQETAAEANANESSAASGTGSLDGVLEARVDELVTERLATRERQSRDSAQDINVNVTLESDAPVRAADAHATGARTNVNERAPGHAEPTRGEPSQTASDTGGESDCGQCGETLSDDHVYCPNCGEKAARRLFCDCGDEIRSDWGFCPSCGRRTPAADVFDQS; encoded by the coding sequence ATGAGCAAGATAACCTTCCGGGCGGACGACGACCTCGTCGAACAGATCGAGGCGTTAGACGCGTCCAAGAGCGAGGTCATGCGCGAAGCGCTGCGCGAGTATCTCGACGGCGGCGCGGGCAGCGAGCGCGCGCCCCAAGAGACGGCGGCGGAGGCGAACGCGAACGAGAGTTCGGCCGCTTCCGGCACCGGAAGTCTCGACGGCGTTCTCGAAGCGCGCGTAGACGAACTCGTGACCGAGCGACTCGCCACGCGGGAGCGACAGTCGCGCGACAGCGCTCAAGACATCAACGTCAACGTGACGCTGGAGAGTGACGCACCGGTTCGAGCGGCGGACGCTCACGCGACGGGTGCCCGAACGAACGTAAACGAGCGGGCACCGGGGCACGCCGAACCGACTCGTGGCGAGCCGAGTCAGACGGCGTCCGACACCGGTGGCGAGAGCGACTGTGGCCAGTGCGGTGAGACGCTGTCCGACGACCACGTTTACTGTCCGAACTGCGGCGAGAAGGCCGCCCGACGACTGTTTTGTGACTGCGGGGACGAAATTCGGTCGGACTGGGGCTTTTGCCCGAGCTGCGGCCGGAGAACGCCCGCAGCGGACGTTTTCGACCAGTCGTAA
- a CDS encoding class I SAM-dependent methyltransferase: MNFQRYLSAKRTVDDRALNRRVEGRLAAELSGRESLCAFEVGCGIGTTIERLLTEAWLPDEVRYTAIDRREANVAIARKRLPERAAAQGYAVGERDEKLVFSRGKRQVSVEFVVGDAFDVLAESRAGSVDLVVAQSFADLVGPLDALGAFRNALASGGVAYLPLTFDGETAFEPVADREFERRLVRTFHDHLDESGDSRAGRHLLSSVSENGEVLAVGSSDWVVRPGKKKGKGGASVYPADEAYFLHCIVSMVSGAVEKEGTVRSEQVEQWRKERESQISAGELVYVAHQLDLLVR, encoded by the coding sequence GTGAACTTCCAGCGCTACCTCTCGGCCAAACGGACCGTTGACGACCGGGCACTGAATCGACGCGTCGAAGGCCGACTCGCCGCAGAGCTCTCGGGACGAGAGTCCCTCTGCGCCTTCGAAGTCGGCTGTGGAATCGGCACGACAATCGAGCGACTGCTTACTGAAGCGTGGCTTCCCGACGAAGTGCGCTACACTGCAATCGACCGCCGGGAAGCCAACGTCGCCATAGCGCGAAAGCGACTTCCAGAACGCGCCGCCGCGCAGGGGTACGCAGTTGGCGAGCGCGACGAAAAGCTGGTGTTCTCCCGAGGGAAGCGGCAGGTCAGCGTCGAGTTCGTGGTCGGCGACGCCTTCGACGTGCTTGCCGAATCTCGTGCTGGGAGCGTAGACCTGGTAGTCGCCCAGTCGTTCGCGGACCTCGTGGGTCCGCTCGACGCACTCGGGGCGTTCCGAAACGCGCTCGCTTCGGGCGGCGTGGCGTACCTGCCGCTCACCTTCGACGGCGAGACGGCGTTCGAACCGGTGGCCGACAGGGAGTTCGAGCGTCGTCTCGTTCGGACGTTCCACGACCATCTGGACGAGTCGGGCGACAGTCGAGCGGGACGACACCTGCTGAGTTCGGTGTCCGAGAATGGCGAAGTTCTCGCGGTGGGAAGTTCCGACTGGGTGGTTCGCCCCGGCAAGAAGAAGGGCAAGGGAGGAGCGTCGGTGTATCCCGCGGACGAAGCGTACTTCCTGCACTGCATCGTGTCGATGGTCTCGGGGGCAGTCGAGAAGGAGGGGACGGTTCGGTCGGAGCAAGTCGAGCAGTGGCGAAAAGAGCGAGAGTCCCAAATTTCAGCAGGTGAGTTAGTCTACGTCGCACATCAGCTAGACTTACTCGTCCGGTGA